A portion of the Micromonospora vinacea genome contains these proteins:
- a CDS encoding F0F1 ATP synthase subunit B, with protein MFLLAAEGGESDHNPIIPIWQEIVVGTVAFAVLCFVLMKFVFPRMEQTFQARVDAIEGGIKRAEAAQAEANQLLEQYRAQLAEARTDAAKIRDDARADAEGIRQDILAKAREESDRVIQAGKDALAAERATIVRELRTEVGTIAVDLASKIVGESLADEARRKGTVDRFLSGLESTGAR; from the coding sequence TTGTTCCTCCTCGCCGCCGAGGGTGGTGAGTCAGACCACAACCCGATCATTCCGATCTGGCAGGAGATCGTGGTCGGCACGGTCGCCTTCGCCGTGCTCTGCTTCGTCCTGATGAAGTTCGTCTTCCCGCGCATGGAGCAGACGTTCCAGGCTCGGGTCGACGCGATCGAGGGCGGCATCAAGCGCGCCGAGGCCGCTCAGGCCGAGGCGAACCAGCTGCTCGAGCAGTACCGTGCCCAGCTCGCTGAGGCCCGGACCGACGCCGCCAAGATCCGTGACGACGCGCGGGCCGACGCCGAGGGCATCCGGCAGGACATCCTCGCCAAGGCGCGGGAAGAGTCCGACCGGGTCATCCAGGCGGGCAAGGACGCGCTCGCCGCCGAGCGGGCCACCATCGTGCGCGAGCTGCGCACGGAGGTCGGCACGATCGCGGTGGACCTGGCCAGCAAGATCGTTGGCGAGTCGCTGGCCGACGAGGCGCGGCGTAAGGGCACCGTCGACCGGTTCCTGAGCGGTCTCGAGAGCACGGGGGCCCGCTGA
- a CDS encoding cob(I)yrinic acid a,c-diamide adenosyltransferase: MAVHLTRIYTKAGDAGMTRLSNNEQVPKTDPRIAAYADVDECNAAIGVALALGNLDEELRGVLASVQNDLFDVGADLSTPVEPDPKYPPLRVTEEYVERLEGWCDEYNARLSKLDSFILPGGTAGAALLHVARTVARRAERAAWALVSHDPERTSTLPAKYLNRLSDLLFILSRTANPAGDVLWVPGGKR, translated from the coding sequence ATGGCCGTCCACCTCACGCGCATCTACACCAAGGCCGGCGACGCCGGCATGACCAGGCTGAGCAACAACGAGCAGGTGCCGAAGACCGATCCACGGATCGCCGCGTACGCGGATGTCGACGAGTGCAACGCGGCGATCGGCGTCGCGCTCGCGCTGGGGAACCTCGACGAGGAGCTTCGCGGCGTGCTGGCGTCGGTGCAGAACGACCTGTTCGACGTCGGCGCCGACCTGTCCACCCCTGTCGAGCCGGACCCGAAGTACCCGCCGCTGCGGGTCACCGAGGAGTACGTCGAGCGCCTGGAGGGCTGGTGCGACGAGTACAACGCACGCCTGAGCAAGCTCGACTCCTTCATCCTCCCCGGCGGCACCGCAGGCGCGGCGCTGCTGCACGTGGCGCGGACCGTCGCCCGGCGTGCCGAACGGGCAGCGTGGGCGCTGGTCAGCCACGATCCGGAACGAACCAGCACGCTCCCGGCAAAGTATCTCAACCGGCTCTCCGATCTGCTCTTTATCCTGTCAAGAACGGCAAATCCGGCAGGAGATGTGCTATGGGTGCCGGGCGGCAAGCGCTGA
- a CDS encoding F0F1 ATP synthase subunit gamma: MAAQVRVLRQRIRSAKSMKKITKAMELVATSRIAKAQARVQASLPYAQAITGVLTALASNARIDHPLLTPRERVRRAGVLLVTSDRGLAGGYSSNAIRMAESLIARLKADGKEPVLYVIGRKGVGFYRFRNRPIEANWTGFSEQPSFEDARTVGETLIKAFTAGADDVDGGAGADGVLGVDELHIVYTEFHSLMTQNPVTKVIGPMQVEDRPRSEGLLPAYEFEPEAEALLDALLPRYINTRIYAALIESAASESAARRRAMKSATDNAEEMIEKYTREMNSARQAGITQEISEIVGGANALAASGSEV, encoded by the coding sequence GTGGCGGCCCAGGTACGCGTTCTTCGTCAACGGATCCGCTCGGCGAAGTCGATGAAGAAGATCACCAAGGCGATGGAGCTCGTGGCGACGAGCCGGATCGCCAAGGCTCAGGCCCGGGTGCAGGCGTCCCTGCCGTACGCCCAGGCCATCACCGGCGTGCTCACGGCGCTGGCGTCCAACGCGCGGATCGACCACCCGTTGCTCACCCCGCGCGAGCGGGTGCGGCGGGCGGGCGTCCTGTTGGTCACCAGTGACCGTGGTCTGGCCGGCGGCTACAGCTCCAACGCGATCAGGATGGCGGAGTCGCTGATCGCGCGGCTCAAGGCGGACGGCAAGGAGCCGGTGCTCTACGTCATCGGACGTAAGGGCGTCGGGTTCTACCGGTTCCGCAACCGGCCGATCGAGGCGAACTGGACCGGCTTCAGCGAGCAGCCGTCGTTCGAGGACGCACGTACCGTTGGTGAGACGCTGATCAAGGCGTTCACGGCCGGTGCGGACGACGTCGACGGCGGCGCCGGAGCGGACGGGGTGCTCGGCGTCGACGAGTTGCACATCGTCTACACCGAGTTCCACTCGCTCATGACGCAGAACCCGGTTACCAAGGTCATCGGTCCGATGCAGGTGGAGGACCGGCCGCGCTCCGAGGGGTTGCTGCCGGCGTACGAGTTCGAGCCGGAGGCGGAGGCGCTGCTCGACGCGCTCCTGCCGAGGTACATCAACACGCGGATCTACGCGGCGTTGATCGAGTCGGCGGCGAGTGAGTCGGCGGCACGGCGGCGGGCGATGAAGAGCGCCACCGACAACGCCGAAGAGATGATCGAGAAGTACACGCGCGAGATGAACTCGGCTCGCCAGGCCGGGATCACCCAGGAGATCAGCGAGATCGTCGGCGGCGCCAACGCGCTGGCCGCGTCGGGAAGTGAAGTGTGA
- the murA gene encoding UDP-N-acetylglucosamine 1-carboxyvinyltransferase: MTHSLRIPDLTIPARPDSTAGWPVVVGPGDAGDPAVNDVDVIRVRGDARLAGTVHVVGAKNSALKLMAAALLAPGRSVITNVPRITDIAIMGEVLRRLGCDVQFDADDPVDPMVARGGVARSRSVTIDVPEQPGAEADYDLVRRLRASICVLGPLLARRGYVRVAHPGGDAIGSRGLDMHISGLTRMGAEISGEHGFVIASAPHGLRGADIVLDFPSVGATENLVMAAVLAQGTTMIDNAAREPEIVDICTMLNQMGARIVGAGTSTLRITGVPGLRPVRHATVGDRIVAGTWAFGAAMTRGDVTVTGLDPAFLEVALDKVVAAGGLVETRGDGFRVRMDDRPRAVDVVTLPYPGFATDLLPMAIGLAAVSDGASLITENIFDGRFMFANEMMRLGADIKTDGHHAVVRGRGRLSGAPVRATDIRAGAGLIIAGLCAEGVTEVSHVHHVDRGYPDFVADLRALGVAVERGTTPEEPALEI; this comes from the coding sequence ATGACGCACAGCCTACGGATTCCCGACCTGACGATCCCGGCGCGGCCGGACAGCACCGCCGGCTGGCCGGTGGTGGTGGGCCCCGGCGATGCCGGCGATCCTGCGGTAAACGATGTCGACGTCATCCGGGTCCGCGGTGACGCCCGGCTGGCCGGCACCGTGCACGTGGTCGGTGCCAAGAACTCGGCGTTGAAGCTGATGGCCGCCGCGCTGCTCGCGCCGGGCCGCAGCGTGATCACCAACGTCCCCCGGATCACCGACATCGCGATCATGGGGGAGGTGCTGCGTCGGCTGGGCTGCGACGTCCAGTTCGACGCGGACGACCCGGTGGACCCGATGGTCGCCCGGGGCGGTGTGGCCCGGTCCCGGTCGGTGACGATCGACGTACCCGAGCAGCCGGGCGCGGAGGCCGACTACGACCTGGTCCGACGGCTGCGCGCGTCGATCTGCGTGCTCGGCCCACTGCTGGCCCGTCGGGGGTACGTGCGGGTGGCCCATCCCGGTGGCGACGCGATCGGGTCGCGGGGGTTGGACATGCACATCTCCGGTCTGACCCGGATGGGCGCGGAGATCTCCGGTGAGCACGGGTTCGTGATCGCCTCCGCCCCGCACGGGCTGCGGGGCGCGGACATCGTGCTGGACTTCCCCAGCGTCGGCGCGACCGAGAACCTGGTGATGGCGGCGGTGCTGGCCCAGGGAACCACGATGATCGACAACGCGGCCCGGGAGCCGGAGATCGTCGACATCTGCACGATGCTCAACCAGATGGGCGCGCGCATCGTCGGCGCGGGCACGTCCACGTTGCGGATCACCGGTGTGCCCGGTCTGCGTCCGGTGCGCCACGCCACTGTGGGGGACCGGATCGTCGCCGGCACCTGGGCGTTCGGCGCGGCGATGACCCGGGGCGACGTGACGGTGACCGGGCTGGACCCGGCCTTCCTGGAGGTCGCCTTGGACAAGGTGGTGGCCGCCGGCGGGCTGGTGGAGACCCGGGGGGACGGCTTCCGGGTGCGGATGGACGACCGACCCCGGGCGGTGGACGTGGTGACGCTGCCGTACCCCGGCTTCGCCACCGACCTGCTGCCGATGGCGATCGGGCTGGCGGCCGTCAGCGACGGCGCCTCCCTGATCACCGAGAACATCTTCGACGGTCGCTTCATGTTCGCCAACGAGATGATGCGGCTCGGCGCGGACATCAAGACCGATGGGCATCACGCTGTGGTCCGGGGACGGGGCCGGCTCTCCGGTGCCCCGGTGCGGGCCACCGACATCCGGGCCGGAGCAGGGTTGATCATCGCCGGGCTCTGCGCGGAGGGGGTCACCGAGGTCTCCCACGTGCACCACGTCGACCGGGGCTACCCGGACTTCGTGGCCGACCTGCGTGCGCTCGGGGTGGCGGTCGAGCGGGGCACCACGCCGGAGGAGCCGGCACTGGAGATCTGA
- the atpB gene encoding F0F1 ATP synthase subunit A: MFGQANVLAAGQAAFPPSVDDFYLPAIAPWGVENAPWFTKFTLMIWIAVGVLIIFFLATYRNPKLVPTKKQWFAESIYGFVRNNISVDMIGHQGVRFAPYFTTLFCFVLLTNAFAIIPLFQISPNSHIAFPAILAVISYVLFNYIGIRHHGFGKYFKHALIPPAPWYILPLLIPIEAFSTFIIRPFSLAVRLFANMFAGHMLLLVFTLGGFAMLNANAWLAPISVVSWVMTVALTLLEALVIVLQAYVFTVLSASYIQGALAEEH; this comes from the coding sequence GTGTTCGGACAGGCGAACGTTCTGGCAGCGGGCCAGGCGGCATTCCCACCCAGTGTGGACGACTTCTACCTGCCCGCGATCGCGCCCTGGGGTGTGGAGAACGCTCCGTGGTTCACCAAGTTCACGCTGATGATCTGGATCGCGGTCGGCGTTCTGATCATCTTCTTCCTGGCGACCTATCGGAACCCGAAGCTGGTGCCGACCAAGAAGCAGTGGTTCGCCGAGTCGATCTACGGCTTCGTCCGGAACAACATCTCGGTCGACATGATCGGTCACCAGGGCGTGCGGTTCGCTCCGTACTTCACGACGCTGTTCTGCTTCGTGCTGCTGACGAACGCGTTCGCGATCATTCCGCTCTTCCAGATCTCGCCGAACTCGCACATCGCCTTCCCGGCGATCCTCGCGGTGATCAGCTACGTGCTGTTCAACTACATCGGCATCCGGCACCACGGCTTCGGCAAATACTTCAAGCACGCCCTGATCCCGCCGGCACCGTGGTACATCCTGCCGCTGCTGATCCCGATCGAGGCGTTCTCGACCTTCATCATCCGGCCGTTCTCGCTGGCCGTCCGTCTCTTCGCGAACATGTTCGCCGGCCACATGCTCCTGCTGGTCTTCACGCTCGGCGGCTTCGCGATGCTCAACGCCAACGCCTGGTTGGCGCCGATCTCGGTGGTCTCCTGGGTGATGACGGTGGCGCTGACGCTCCTCGAGGCGCTGGTCATCGTCCTGCAGGCCTACGTCTTCACCGTGCTGAGCGCCAGCTACATCCAGGGTGCGCTCGCCGAAGAGCACTGA
- the atpA gene encoding F0F1 ATP synthase subunit alpha, whose protein sequence is MAELTISTEEIRGALERYVSSYSSDVSREEVGTVADTGDGIAHVEGLPSTMTNELLEFEDGTLGVALNLDVREIGVVVLGDSAKLEEGQRVKRTERVLSVPVGDAFLGRVVDALGKPIDGLGDIANEGFRELELQAPNVMSRQSVFEPLQTGIKAIDAMTPIGRGQRQLIIGDRKTGKTTVALDAILNQRDNWRTGDPKKQVRCIYVAIGQKASTIASIKGQLEEAGAMEYTTIVASPASDPAGFKYLAPYTGSSIGQHWMYGGKHVLIVFDDLSKQAEAYRAVSLLLRRPPGREAYPGDVFYLHSRLLERCAKLSDELGGGSMTGLPIIETKANDISAFIPTNVISITDGQIFLETDLFNQGVRPAINVGTSVSRVGGAAQVKPMRKVAGSLRLNLAQYRELEAFAAFASDLDRASRAQLDRGVRLVELLKQPNYSPFPVEQEVVSVWAGVEGKLDDIPVGDVRRFEAEFLQYLRHKHQGVLAGIADNQWGDDIVGSLDGAIAEFKQVFLNKDDERKVNDAPAAPLEGDENRETVTRFRDSATDRPAES, encoded by the coding sequence ATGGCCGAGCTGACCATCTCGACGGAGGAGATCCGCGGCGCCCTGGAGCGCTACGTCTCTTCCTACTCGTCCGACGTCTCCCGCGAGGAGGTCGGCACCGTCGCTGACACCGGTGACGGTATCGCCCACGTCGAGGGCCTGCCTTCGACCATGACCAACGAACTCCTGGAGTTCGAGGACGGCACGCTCGGCGTGGCGTTGAACCTCGACGTCCGGGAGATCGGTGTCGTCGTTCTCGGTGACTCCGCCAAGCTGGAGGAGGGGCAGCGCGTCAAGCGCACCGAGCGGGTTCTCTCCGTTCCGGTCGGCGACGCCTTCCTCGGCCGCGTGGTCGACGCGCTCGGCAAGCCGATCGACGGGCTCGGTGACATCGCCAACGAGGGTTTCCGCGAGTTGGAGCTGCAGGCTCCGAACGTGATGTCCCGGCAGTCGGTGTTCGAGCCGCTGCAGACCGGCATCAAGGCGATCGACGCGATGACCCCGATCGGTCGGGGCCAGCGACAGCTGATCATCGGTGACCGGAAGACCGGTAAGACCACTGTCGCCCTGGACGCGATCCTCAACCAGCGGGACAACTGGCGCACCGGCGACCCGAAGAAGCAGGTCCGCTGCATCTACGTCGCCATCGGCCAGAAGGCCTCCACGATCGCCTCGATCAAGGGGCAGCTCGAGGAGGCGGGCGCGATGGAATACACCACCATCGTCGCCTCGCCGGCGTCCGACCCGGCCGGCTTCAAGTACCTCGCCCCGTACACCGGCTCGTCCATCGGGCAGCACTGGATGTACGGCGGCAAGCACGTTCTGATCGTCTTCGACGACCTGAGCAAGCAGGCTGAGGCGTACCGGGCCGTGTCGCTGCTGCTGCGTCGCCCGCCGGGCCGTGAGGCGTACCCGGGTGACGTCTTCTACCTGCACTCCCGCCTGCTGGAGCGCTGCGCGAAGCTCTCCGACGAGCTGGGTGGCGGCTCGATGACCGGTCTGCCGATCATCGAGACGAAGGCCAACGACATCTCGGCCTTCATCCCGACCAACGTCATCTCGATCACCGACGGTCAGATCTTCCTGGAGACCGACCTGTTCAACCAGGGCGTCCGTCCGGCGATCAACGTCGGCACCTCGGTCTCCCGGGTCGGTGGCGCCGCGCAGGTGAAGCCGATGCGCAAGGTCGCCGGTTCGCTGCGGCTCAACCTCGCGCAGTACCGCGAGCTGGAGGCGTTCGCCGCCTTCGCCTCCGACCTGGACCGGGCCTCTCGCGCCCAGCTCGACCGCGGCGTCCGCCTCGTCGAGCTGCTCAAGCAGCCGAACTACTCGCCGTTCCCGGTCGAGCAGGAGGTCGTCTCGGTCTGGGCCGGCGTCGAGGGCAAGCTGGACGACATCCCGGTGGGCGACGTTCGGCGCTTCGAGGCGGAGTTCCTCCAGTACCTGCGGCACAAGCACCAGGGTGTGCTGGCCGGTATCGCCGACAACCAGTGGGGCGACGACATCGTCGGTTCGCTGGACGGGGCGATCGCCGAGTTCAAGCAGGTCTTCCTCAACAAGGACGACGAGCGCAAGGTCAACGACGCGCCGGCCGCGCCGCTGGAGGGCGACGAGAACCGCGAGACGGTGACCCGCTTCCGCGACAGCGCGACCGACCGCCCGGCCGAGAGCTGA
- a CDS encoding ATP synthase F0 subunit C, with translation MDASVLAEVTGSTAAIGYGLAAIGPGIGVGLVFAAYIQSTARQPESSRMTLPYVWIGFAVIEALALFGIAFGFIWAG, from the coding sequence ATGGACGCTAGCGTTCTCGCCGAGGTCACCGGTAGCACCGCTGCCATCGGCTACGGTCTCGCCGCCATCGGCCCGGGCATCGGCGTTGGCCTGGTCTTCGCCGCCTACATCCAGTCGACCGCCCGGCAGCCCGAGTCGTCGCGCATGACCCTGCCGTACGTCTGGATCGGCTTCGCCGTCATCGAGGCGCTCGCGCTGTTCGGCATCGCCTTCGGCTTCATCTGGGCCGGCTGA
- a CDS encoding AtpZ/AtpI family protein encodes MAGDQTPRPAGEPDDYPSGAGQGWTALSYLIGGMLVWGFIGWLVDQWLDTGGVATGIGVVLGVTGGIILVVRRLGTPT; translated from the coding sequence ATGGCTGGTGACCAAACCCCCCGTCCCGCCGGTGAACCGGACGATTATCCGTCCGGCGCCGGTCAGGGTTGGACCGCGCTCAGCTACCTCATCGGAGGAATGCTTGTGTGGGGTTTCATCGGCTGGCTGGTCGACCAGTGGCTCGATACCGGTGGCGTCGCCACCGGGATCGGCGTCGTGCTCGGCGTGACCGGGGGCATCATCCTCGTCGTCCGTCGGCTCGGCACGCCTACTTAG
- the atpD gene encoding F0F1 ATP synthase subunit beta, giving the protein MTAPVETKTATGRVVRVIGPVVDAEFPRDAMPALFNALNVKVNLSGGEKTLTLEVAQHLGDNLVRAISMQPTDGLVRGAEVRDLGEPISVPVGDAVKGHVFNAIGEVLNLKEGETFEADDRWGIHRKAPAFADLEPKTEMLETGIKVIDLLAPYVKGGKIGLFGGAGVGKTVLIQEMITRVARNFGGTSVFAGVGERTREGNDLIAEMTESGVIDKTALVYGQMDEPPGTRLRVALSALTMAEYFRDVKKQEVLLFIDNIFRFTQAGSEVSTLLGRMPSAVGYQPTLADEMGELQERITSVRGQAITSMQAIYVPADDYTDPAPATTFAHLDATTNLERSISDKGIYPAVDPLASSSRILAPEFVGQEHFQVATEVKRILQRYRDLQDIIAILGIEELSEEDKITVARARRIERFLSQNTYAAEQFTGVPGSTVPIKETIEAFRKISEGEYDHFPEQAFFMCGGLEDLERKAEELMKD; this is encoded by the coding sequence ATGACTGCACCAGTAGAGACCAAGACGGCCACGGGTCGCGTGGTCCGGGTCATCGGCCCGGTCGTCGACGCCGAGTTCCCGCGCGACGCCATGCCGGCCCTGTTCAACGCCCTCAACGTCAAGGTGAACCTGTCCGGCGGTGAGAAGACGCTGACCCTGGAGGTTGCCCAGCACCTGGGTGACAACCTGGTCCGTGCCATCTCGATGCAGCCGACCGACGGCCTGGTTCGCGGCGCGGAGGTGCGTGACCTCGGCGAGCCGATCAGTGTGCCGGTGGGCGACGCGGTCAAGGGCCACGTGTTCAACGCGATCGGCGAGGTGCTCAACCTCAAAGAGGGCGAGACGTTCGAGGCCGACGACCGGTGGGGTATCCACCGCAAGGCCCCGGCCTTCGCCGACCTGGAGCCGAAGACCGAGATGCTGGAGACCGGCATCAAGGTGATCGACCTGCTCGCCCCGTACGTCAAGGGCGGCAAGATCGGCCTGTTCGGCGGCGCGGGCGTGGGCAAGACGGTGCTCATCCAGGAGATGATCACCCGTGTTGCCCGCAACTTCGGTGGTACCTCGGTGTTCGCCGGTGTGGGTGAGCGCACCCGTGAGGGCAACGACCTCATCGCCGAGATGACCGAGTCCGGCGTCATCGACAAGACCGCGCTGGTCTACGGCCAGATGGACGAGCCGCCGGGCACCCGGCTGCGGGTGGCGCTCTCCGCGCTGACCATGGCCGAGTACTTCCGGGACGTGAAGAAGCAGGAGGTGCTGCTCTTCATCGACAACATCTTCCGCTTCACGCAGGCCGGTTCCGAGGTGTCCACCCTGCTCGGCCGTATGCCGAGCGCCGTGGGTTACCAGCCGACCCTGGCCGACGAGATGGGCGAGCTCCAGGAGCGGATCACCTCCGTCCGGGGCCAGGCCATCACCTCGATGCAGGCGATCTACGTGCCGGCGGACGACTACACCGACCCCGCCCCGGCCACCACGTTCGCCCACCTGGACGCGACCACCAACCTGGAGCGGTCGATCTCCGACAAGGGCATCTACCCGGCGGTTGACCCGCTGGCGTCCTCGTCCCGGATCCTCGCGCCGGAGTTCGTCGGCCAGGAGCACTTCCAGGTCGCGACCGAGGTGAAGCGGATTCTGCAGCGCTACCGCGACCTGCAGGACATCATCGCCATCCTCGGTATCGAGGAGCTCTCCGAGGAAGACAAGATCACCGTGGCTCGCGCCCGGCGGATCGAGCGTTTCCTCTCGCAGAACACCTACGCGGCGGAGCAGTTCACCGGCGTGCCGGGCTCGACGGTCCCGATCAAGGAGACCATCGAGGCGTTCCGCAAGATCAGCGAGGGTGAGTACGATCACTTCCCCGAGCAGGCGTTCTTCATGTGCGGCGGTCTCGAGGACCTGGAGCGCAAGGCTGAGGAGCTGATGAAGGACTGA
- a CDS encoding F0F1 ATP synthase subunit epsilon: MAQQLHVELVAVEEKVWSGDAEMVVARTTEGELGVLPGHAPLLGQLAEPGQVRIKLAGGEQVAYEVAGGFLSVSADGVTVLAESATPVSAPSR; encoded by the coding sequence GTGGCACAGCAGCTTCACGTCGAGCTCGTCGCCGTCGAGGAGAAGGTCTGGTCCGGTGACGCCGAAATGGTCGTCGCCCGGACGACCGAAGGCGAGCTCGGTGTCCTGCCGGGGCACGCGCCGCTGCTCGGCCAGCTCGCCGAGCCCGGCCAGGTACGCATCAAGCTTGCCGGCGGCGAGCAGGTCGCATACGAGGTGGCCGGCGGCTTCCTCTCGGTGAGCGCCGACGGTGTCACCGTGCTGGCCGAGAGCGCAACCCCGGTCTCCGCGCCGAGCCGCTGA
- a CDS encoding DUF2550 domain-containing protein, with the protein MEIVEGFGIGVVVILGALLILFVRRALVTRSGGIIRLSVRVSTMLDGRGWSPGFGRFAGDELRWYRMFSFAIRPKRVLSRKGLAVERRRLPEGQERFSMPADWVILRCTSNHAPVEIAMARSTVTGFLSWLEAAPPGAVSPRMASQDWPAA; encoded by the coding sequence ATGGAGATCGTCGAAGGATTCGGAATCGGCGTCGTCGTCATCCTCGGCGCGCTTCTGATCCTCTTCGTCCGGCGAGCTCTGGTCACCCGCAGCGGTGGCATCATCCGGCTCAGCGTACGGGTCTCCACCATGCTCGACGGCCGCGGCTGGTCGCCCGGCTTCGGCCGGTTCGCCGGTGACGAGCTGCGCTGGTACCGGATGTTCAGCTTCGCGATCCGGCCCAAGCGGGTGCTCTCCCGCAAGGGGCTGGCCGTGGAGCGCCGCCGGTTGCCCGAAGGTCAGGAACGGTTCTCCATGCCGGCCGACTGGGTGATCCTCCGCTGTACCAGTAACCACGCACCGGTGGAGATCGCCATGGCGCGATCGACAGTGACCGGTTTCCTCTCCTGGCTTGAGGCCGCCCCTCCGGGGGCGGTCTCGCCGCGTATGGCCTCCCAGGACTGGCCGGCTGCCTGA
- a CDS encoding F0F1 ATP synthase subunit delta, with product MQAASRESYKVAAERLDAYVRGAEPSAVASTADAILSVATLLRREPRLRRALSEPSRSGEDRGALLGDMLGGRIGADALDLLVSLVSGRWSAPSELLDGAERLGVEALLASADKAGELGEVEDELFRFGQVVAGQSALSNTLADPVAPVEQRATLARELLADKARPVTVRLVEVALGGYGGRSFTGALTRLVELAAERRDRQVAYVTVAAPLSDEDERRLGASLSAIYGREVSVKQTVDPHVLGGVSVRVGSDLYDGTILRRLNETRNALAKR from the coding sequence ATGCAGGCCGCCAGCCGGGAGTCGTACAAGGTCGCGGCCGAGCGCCTCGACGCGTACGTCCGCGGCGCGGAGCCGTCGGCGGTGGCCTCCACCGCCGACGCCATCCTCTCCGTGGCGACCCTGCTGCGGCGTGAGCCGCGGCTGCGCCGGGCACTCTCCGAGCCGTCCCGGTCCGGCGAGGACCGCGGCGCTCTGCTCGGCGACATGCTGGGCGGGCGGATCGGCGCGGACGCGCTCGACCTGCTCGTGTCGCTCGTCTCCGGCCGGTGGTCGGCACCGTCGGAGCTGCTCGACGGCGCCGAGCGGCTGGGCGTGGAGGCGCTGCTCGCCAGTGCCGACAAGGCCGGCGAGCTGGGCGAGGTCGAGGACGAGCTGTTCCGCTTCGGTCAGGTCGTGGCCGGTCAGTCGGCGCTGAGCAACACGCTCGCCGACCCGGTCGCCCCGGTCGAGCAGCGGGCCACCCTGGCCCGCGAGCTGCTCGCCGACAAGGCCCGTCCGGTCACCGTCCGCCTCGTCGAGGTCGCACTCGGCGGGTACGGGGGGCGCTCCTTCACCGGCGCGCTCACCCGGCTGGTGGAACTCGCCGCCGAGCGACGTGACCGGCAGGTGGCGTACGTGACCGTCGCGGCCCCGTTGAGTGACGAGGACGAGCGCCGGCTGGGTGCGAGCCTCAGCGCGATATACGGTCGGGAGGTCTCCGTCAAGCAGACGGTGGACCCCCACGTCCTGGGTGGCGTGAGCGTGCGGGTCGGTTCCGACCTGTACGACGGCACCATCCTGCGCCGCCTCAACGAGACCCGCAACGCGCTCGCGAAGCGCTGA
- a CDS encoding LCP family protein has product MLVGKAGKRGRKPSIWRGVPRWARICTVFGTVLAVLSGAVLVGTEVLMARYEGSVGKADLFGDQAAGAQAKKSDIKGPLNILLVGIDPRTPTAAPLADSIMVLHVPASMDRAYLFSLPRDLYVHIPEFKKANFPGETTKINAAMSFGSKVPGANPDAARGFELLATTVQKVTGIKRFDAGAIINFTGFQKIVDAMGGVDMYIERDVKSEHKQPDGKPRPGNTRGEGYVGPQALYKKGNRHLSGWQALDYVRQRYPKNGVPDSDYGRQRHQQQFVKAMVGQAFSADVVSNPIKLDKVLRAAGQSLIFNGRGNSVVDFGLALKDIRPNTIEMIKLPGGGVFDGKKYLGEQFQEGVPDFFTALHNEQLDPFLLEHPEFVNKTK; this is encoded by the coding sequence ATGCTCGTGGGTAAGGCCGGCAAGAGGGGCCGCAAGCCGTCCATCTGGCGAGGCGTGCCGCGGTGGGCCAGGATCTGCACGGTGTTCGGCACCGTGCTGGCCGTGCTCAGCGGCGCGGTGCTGGTCGGCACCGAGGTGCTGATGGCCCGCTACGAGGGGTCCGTCGGCAAGGCCGACCTCTTCGGGGACCAGGCCGCGGGCGCCCAGGCGAAGAAGAGCGACATCAAGGGCCCGCTCAACATCCTGCTCGTCGGTATCGACCCGCGTACGCCGACGGCCGCGCCACTGGCCGACTCGATCATGGTGCTGCACGTGCCGGCCTCGATGGACCGGGCCTACCTGTTCTCGCTGCCACGTGACCTCTACGTGCACATCCCGGAGTTCAAGAAGGCCAACTTCCCGGGCGAGACCACGAAGATCAACGCCGCGATGTCGTTCGGCAGCAAGGTGCCGGGGGCCAACCCCGACGCGGCCCGGGGCTTCGAACTGCTGGCCACCACGGTGCAGAAGGTGACAGGCATCAAGCGCTTCGACGCTGGTGCGATCATCAACTTCACCGGCTTCCAGAAGATCGTCGACGCCATGGGTGGTGTCGACATGTACATCGAGCGCGACGTGAAGTCCGAGCACAAGCAGCCCGACGGCAAGCCGCGCCCGGGCAACACCCGTGGTGAGGGTTACGTCGGCCCGCAGGCGCTCTACAAGAAGGGCAACCGGCACCTGAGTGGGTGGCAGGCGTTGGACTACGTCCGCCAGCGCTACCCGAAGAACGGTGTCCCGGATTCCGACTACGGCCGGCAGCGGCACCAGCAGCAGTTCGTCAAGGCCATGGTCGGCCAGGCGTTCAGTGCGGACGTGGTGTCCAACCCGATCAAGCTGGACAAGGTGCTCCGTGCCGCCGGCCAGTCACTGATCTTCAACGGCCGGGGCAACAGCGTGGTCGACTTCGGGCTCGCCCTGAAGGACATCCGGCCGAACACGATCGAGATGATCAAGCTCCCCGGTGGTGGAGTCTTCGACGGTAAGAAGTACCTGGGCGAGCAGTTCCAGGAGGGGGTCCCGGACTTCTTCACCGCCCTGCACAACGAGCAACTCGACCCGTTCCTGCTCGAGCACCCGGAATTCGTGAACAAGACCAAGTAG